GGATCCTTTTCACATTTAGCAACTTTTTTGTCAGAGTATTGCCTGTTGTTGTCGTTGGGTATTAATTTGTGTTAAAGCAGCGAGCACAGATCCAGCCTGCTGGATCTATACTGTTCCCAGTCTCTTGTTTTGTCCTTCAGTAGTGATTGTTGTGACTCACATTAACAGTCCCCCTCCTGGCAGCTTTGAATCAGCATGGGTCCCGCGCACCGTTACCCTGTGTGCACCTCTCCGACTTCGGCTCGTCGGGGCTTCAGTAGCAGCCGTCTTTCCAGCTGCCGTCCCTCAGAGCGCTCAGAGCGGCCAGGCTCTTCGGAGGAGCCAGCAAACTGCAGACAGAAGGAAACGAACTCCTTAAAAGGTCTCCGTTTAACCTGTTACGCAGCCAAGCCGTCGcaacttatttaaaaactacGGCTTCAAAATGGCTGCGCAGGCCCTCCACTTTTAAATGACGCTTCTTTTGACCATTTGGGTTGGTCTCTCCGGAACCAATAATATCCACCAAGCGTCAAGACGTGACACTTGCCCTCTTCGGGGTTAAACCAAATTTTAAGGACTGCTTCACTGAAAGTGTTTTTACTTGATTTCACAGTTTGCCTTCAGATGTAACGAGGCCGACTCACCTGACCTGTAAAAACTTCTGCACCCGTGTGAGcacatataaatataaatataaatatgatttaagtATCACCATGTCATTATTGCTAGGAGCTGTGCCAGATGGACTGAATATGAGTGACAAATACTTATTAAAAAATTTTCAGTGCTACAGCCAAAAAATCAATCACTCGAAAATGGCTTCAAGCTGATCCACCGACGCTAAAGGACTGGTTGGAACTGATGGAGGAAACCCACAAATTGGAAAGGTTACCATTCATGCTGAGATTCCAACACCTGAGCACAGATTATGACGTGTAAAACTGAGGGAATTGGCCCTTACCTGCGTGTAGGTTGCATGAGTTTACTCGCCCGAGGAACGCCGCTCGTTCCGATGAAGGAGGCCGGGCGAGGAAGAGAGCTGCGGGGGGCGCTGGCTTTCAGGCTCTGCGGCAGCAagctgccgccgctgctgctgtagctgccGCTGCTGGCTTTGAGGGGCTGCAGGGACGCCGCAACGCTGGGGATGGAGTTCAGACTGGTGGAGGTGGACAGGGAGGCGGGGCCCTGCTGCACCGTGGGGCTCACGTACGCCGTGGCTTTCAGCGGGTGTCGCTGGGACGAGGGGAAGCTCACGACACTCTGGACCCGCTGACTGAGCTGACCTGGCGGAGGGACTGAGACACAAAGGAAGAGGGTGACATGTTAGGCCAAACGTGCTCCGCGAGGTCGGCTCGTTGAGAGAAAAAAACGTCCTTACTGGAGGACTGGAGGCGAGCGAGCCCGCTGGACGAGTCAAAGCTTTGGCTGCTGCGGAGGGAGGGCATCGTTGGCAAAGAGGAGGGGCCGTGGGAGGGCGGGTTGGCGGGGGAAACCAGGCACGGAACACTGGGAACACTGGGCATGCTGGGAGCTCGGATCAGGTTGGGCATGCTTCTTCGTAGCTTGTCTATGCAACAATATCAACAACTCTGATCAGGTGAGGCAACGTGCGAGACAGAGGCACGTTCATTTCCAGATCTGGATGTTGACAGCTGACGAAGTTAAGCGTATAGAGCAGAGGACTCAATAAAACACTGACCTGCGCTGCTCCTGTATGCCGTGTGACTCTCGGCGATCAGGCTGGAGGCCCCGGAGAAGTGAGAGAGCCCGCTGAGTGAAAACTGAGAGCTGCGCCTGCAGTCCCTGATGCTGGAGAAGGTGTGGGAGTGGGGCAGGCCGCCCCGCTGCACGGAGCCGGCGCGGAACAGTCGAGGCTGGGGCGGTGGCAGCTGGTCATACCCTTCGTCgtcttcgtcctcctcctcctcctcctcgtcctcctcctccaggttcATCTCGCTGCGCCAGAGGGGGTGCaaggagaagctggagctgcGACGGCTGGCTGTGGCTGAGGTAGAGGCGTAGTCCTGTCGGAGACCTGAAGGAGGCAGCagcagtgggtttttttttttcagttttctttgtgaACAAACATAAACCTGAGTCTTATAAAAACACGATACGCTTCCTTTGGAGGAGCCGCTCGTTAATGATTCAGTTACAGTATCAGATTTATTCCAAAAGTAGCTTTGTCTGGAAGTGGACATGAGCTCAGCTGTATGTCTGATGGAAAACCTGCCAAGATGAAcgaatgagtgagtgagtgagggagtgagtgagagagtgagtgaatgagtgagtgagtggCTCAGTAACGCTGTTATTCATCAGACAAGAACACGACGACAGTGTTCTGATATGAGCAACAGTGAACGACTGAAGGCGGCTTTCCTAACGGGCTCGCGTTTAGAAGCGGCCATCTTTCGTGCACGCTCGACTCACTCTCCTCCTGAAGTCGTGCCATGACCTCCACGTCCGTCATGTCCTGCAGCTTGTAGCTCATCGAGATGGCGTCGTCCTCCAGCTCCGACACGCCCACCTCACTGTCCAGCGACGACTGCGGCGTGACGGCTGCGTGGCGGCGACctacatctaaaaataaaaaaacaaacaagaggcAGCTTCAGAAGGCATTTCACTTCATAACAAGGATGCCCAGACAGATGTGGTGTTCAGGTGTATATGGTTATGATCCCATGGAGAGTCGTGACAGCGTGTTGTCGGCGAGGTCTTACTGTGAGGGACA
This genomic stretch from Kryptolebias marmoratus isolate JLee-2015 linkage group LG6, ASM164957v2, whole genome shotgun sequence harbors:
- the slain1a gene encoding SLAIN motif-containing protein 1a, with product MEAEVLNPRVMADVAKISSAELEVLKLQELVRKLERQNEQLRSRANAVNNCPVGPRRLQSPLACLGDAPSPTRASEPRAPAEEPFAYFQPSSASPDAAEEDRGATGVLDEVDVLDLDAVLAAGEAESWLYVAPKAKLRTESAVSPLQWCRQVLDHPGPEVELAKMTFCHRLDQAKRWRGVSSVRPYSCIEGLSTLSCPVLPYTKSVSLTESPAALSSSAQAAVQPTPPLRAACGLSDRAPTFLSNSVPHNVGRRHAAVTPQSSLDSEVGVSELEDDAISMSYKLQDMTDVEVMARLQEESLRQDYASTSATASRRSSSFSLHPLWRSEMNLEEEDEEEEEEDEDDEGYDQLPPPQPRLFRAGSVQRGGLPHSHTFSSIRDCRRSSQFSLSGLSHFSGASSLIAESHTAYRSSADKLRRSMPNLIRAPSMPSVPSVPCLVSPANPPSHGPSSLPTMPSLRSSQSFDSSSGLARLQSSIPPPGQLSQRVQSVVSFPSSQRHPLKATAYVSPTVQQGPASLSTSTSLNSIPSVAASLQPLKASSGSYSSSGGSLLPQSLKASAPRSSLPRPASFIGTSGVPRASKLMQPTRSLLAPPKSLAALSALRDGSWKDGCY